In a single window of the Pedococcus dokdonensis genome:
- a CDS encoding nucleoside triphosphate pyrophosphohydrolase produces MSAQMRHPKLVRDRVPDLIRSRGQVAETTVLSGGDYTTALLDKLVEEAVELRIAPPGQHIEELADVWEVLTTAVAQLGFTMDEVEQAATFKRIVRGGFDERLWLEPATG; encoded by the coding sequence ATGTCAGCGCAGATGCGTCACCCGAAGCTCGTCCGCGACCGGGTGCCCGACCTCATCCGTTCTCGTGGCCAGGTCGCCGAGACCACCGTCCTCAGCGGCGGCGACTACACGACCGCGCTGCTCGACAAGCTCGTCGAGGAAGCCGTCGAGCTGCGGATCGCCCCGCCCGGCCAGCACATCGAGGAGCTCGCCGATGTCTGGGAGGTCCTCACCACGGCGGTGGCGCAGCTCGGGTTCACCATGGACGAGGTGGAGCAGGCGGCGACCTTCAAGCGGATCGTGCGCGGTGGCTTCGACGAGCGACTCTGGCTCGAGCCCGCCACCGGCTGA
- a CDS encoding deoxyguanosinetriphosphate triphosphohydrolase family protein has product MSNRSERRWSSDEAKDPPDPRTPGQRDRDRVLYTSQFRRLGEVTQVVGSHEMELFHNRLTHTLEVAQVARRLAERWADSKDLEVDPDVVEAAALAHDLGHPPFGHIAEKHLDDLLVAAKIADGFEGNAQSFRIITKLARRSDEHVGLDLSRAALQATSKYPWRRDTAGKKNRKYGAYHPEGADFDWSREGLTGPAVDQQTPEARIMDWADDVAYALHDVDDFFSAGLVPLDRLARDPREQAGFLQRTFDRWKDEHKTLLGTEQEYTAAAETLFSEFPTEPWGNQQARGIMSRMVAVGINRYVTGLSLDGGALVEDPDMRRELDLLKSLTWTYVIEAPALAAQQEGQRRVIETLLDYYVDCTDKNQFALPAWARAYLSNSDLVAQHSDESLGKLRVACDVVASLSERQALALYGRLTGHDAGSVVSSIVR; this is encoded by the coding sequence TTGAGCAACCGCTCTGAGCGCCGATGGTCTTCTGATGAGGCGAAGGATCCGCCGGATCCACGGACGCCGGGTCAGCGCGACCGCGATCGCGTTCTGTACACGTCGCAATTCCGTCGACTCGGGGAAGTTACCCAGGTCGTCGGCAGCCACGAGATGGAGTTGTTCCACAACCGCCTGACGCACACCTTGGAGGTGGCACAGGTGGCACGCCGGCTTGCGGAGCGTTGGGCGGACTCGAAGGACCTTGAAGTGGACCCCGACGTGGTCGAGGCGGCGGCTCTCGCGCACGACCTTGGGCACCCTCCGTTCGGGCACATCGCCGAGAAGCACCTCGACGACTTACTGGTTGCCGCAAAGATCGCCGATGGGTTCGAAGGAAACGCGCAGAGCTTTCGGATCATCACGAAGTTGGCGCGGCGTTCTGATGAGCACGTGGGGCTCGACCTCTCCCGCGCGGCTCTACAAGCCACATCGAAGTATCCATGGCGTCGAGACACGGCTGGCAAGAAGAACCGGAAGTACGGGGCTTACCACCCAGAAGGTGCCGACTTCGACTGGAGTCGTGAGGGGCTCACAGGTCCGGCTGTCGACCAACAGACGCCCGAGGCCCGGATCATGGACTGGGCGGATGACGTCGCGTACGCCTTGCATGACGTGGACGACTTCTTCAGCGCCGGGCTGGTGCCGCTCGACCGCCTCGCACGCGATCCGCGCGAACAAGCGGGCTTCCTGCAGCGGACCTTCGACCGCTGGAAGGACGAGCACAAGACTCTGTTGGGAACCGAGCAGGAGTACACGGCAGCGGCGGAAACTCTCTTCTCCGAGTTTCCAACCGAGCCGTGGGGCAACCAGCAGGCTCGGGGCATCATGAGCCGGATGGTCGCCGTCGGCATTAATCGATACGTCACAGGGCTCTCGCTCGACGGTGGAGCCTTGGTGGAGGATCCCGACATGCGTCGGGAACTCGACCTGCTCAAAAGCCTGACGTGGACATATGTCATCGAGGCCCCAGCCCTTGCGGCACAGCAGGAGGGGCAGCGGAGGGTCATCGAGACGTTGCTCGACTACTACGTGGACTGCACGGACAAGAACCAGTTCGCGCTTCCGGCCTGGGCCCGCGCGTACCTATCTAACTCGGACCTCGTCGCGCAACACTCCGACGAGTCTCTTGGGAAGCTGCGGGTGGCCTGTGATGTCGTGGCCAGCCTGTCGGAGCGGCAGGCCCTGGCTCTGTACGGTCGCCTCACTGGGCACGACGCAGGAAGCGTGGTCTCTTCGATCGTGCGGTAG
- a CDS encoding HNH endonuclease — protein MCHHLIHWADGGPTDLTNAALLCRAHHTVVHRQRYPGHVIDTSHGPAVHWDLVPGGYDDRLEALRKAGTIPRWPDPDPDEPMTLRPVPDA, from the coding sequence ATGTGCCACCACCTGATCCACTGGGCCGACGGCGGACCCACCGACCTGACCAACGCCGCCCTGCTGTGCCGCGCCCACCACACCGTGGTCCACCGACAGCGCTACCCCGGCCACGTCATCGACACCAGCCACGGTCCGGCCGTCCACTGGGACCTCGTTCCCGGCGGCTATGACGACCGCCTCGAAGCCCTTCGCAAGGCCGGCACCATCCCCCGCTGGCCCGACCCAGATCCTGACGAACCCATGACCCTGCGACCCGTCCCCGACGCCTAG
- a CDS encoding VOC family protein — protein MERVTGIGGVFFRAKDPQALGRWYAEHLGVTEVPTSYGGAAWEQEAGVTVFAPFPADSDYFRRPEQQWAINFRVRDLDAMVAQLRGADIEVQVHDEVYPNGRFAELVDPEGTPIQLWEPMEPSVTD, from the coding sequence ATGGAGCGAGTGACCGGGATCGGTGGCGTCTTCTTCCGGGCGAAGGACCCGCAGGCGTTGGGGCGCTGGTACGCCGAGCACCTCGGCGTGACCGAGGTGCCGACCAGCTATGGCGGTGCCGCCTGGGAGCAGGAGGCTGGGGTCACCGTCTTCGCACCGTTCCCGGCCGACTCCGACTACTTCCGCCGGCCCGAGCAGCAGTGGGCCATCAACTTCCGGGTGCGCGACCTCGACGCCATGGTCGCCCAGCTGCGCGGGGCCGACATCGAGGTCCAGGTCCACGACGAGGTCTACCCCAACGGCCGCTTCGCCGAGCTCGTCGACCCCGAGGGCACGCCGATCCAGCTGTGGGAGCCGATGGAGCCCAGCGTCACCGACTGA
- a CDS encoding class I SAM-dependent RNA methyltransferase: MTNAPPDPVPLAVGDVVTLDVGPVAHGGFCVARHEGRVVFVRHALPGERVNAQVTEAREGQRFVRADCVEVLTASPHRVTPPCPYAGPGRCGGCDFQHATLDHQRELKAAVVREQFSRLAKQEVEVAVEPLAGDDQGLGWRTRVEFAVDEAGRAGLRGSRSHDIVPVDTCLIADPRILATGVLARDWTGESAVDVAAPSEGAAVVVAVPSGEADPPIVTEHVAAQTFSGTFEVSARGFWQVHPGAAAAFVDTVTTMLQPREGETALDLYAGVGLFAAALAERVGESGKVVAVESDPGAVASAAGNLAAYPSVAVVRARVDDAFGVPRPQRSGPTRQRAQRQRKLRRHPLLPLRADVVVLDPPRTGAGREVSAQVAALAPRAIAYVACDPSALARDSAFLADAGYALGELRAFDAFPMTQHVESIALFTPRPA, from the coding sequence GTGACGAACGCCCCTCCCGATCCAGTGCCGCTCGCCGTCGGTGACGTCGTCACGCTCGACGTCGGCCCGGTCGCGCACGGCGGCTTCTGCGTGGCCCGGCACGAGGGCCGGGTGGTCTTCGTCCGACACGCGCTGCCGGGGGAGCGGGTCAACGCCCAGGTGACCGAGGCGCGCGAGGGCCAACGGTTCGTCCGCGCCGACTGTGTCGAGGTGCTCACCGCGAGCCCGCACCGGGTCACCCCGCCCTGCCCGTATGCCGGGCCGGGACGGTGCGGCGGCTGCGACTTCCAGCACGCGACCCTGGACCACCAGCGCGAGCTGAAGGCCGCGGTGGTGCGGGAGCAGTTCTCCCGCCTCGCCAAGCAGGAGGTGGAGGTCGCGGTCGAGCCGCTCGCCGGTGACGACCAGGGCCTGGGCTGGCGCACCCGCGTGGAGTTCGCGGTCGACGAGGCCGGCCGGGCCGGGCTGCGGGGGAGTCGCTCACACGACATCGTCCCCGTCGACACCTGCCTGATCGCCGACCCGCGGATCCTCGCCACGGGCGTCCTGGCCCGCGACTGGACCGGGGAGTCCGCCGTCGACGTGGCGGCCCCTTCAGAGGGAGCCGCCGTCGTCGTCGCCGTCCCCTCCGGCGAGGCCGATCCGCCCATCGTCACCGAACACGTTGCGGCACAAACTTTTTCGGGCACCTTCGAGGTGTCGGCGCGGGGTTTCTGGCAGGTCCACCCCGGTGCCGCGGCGGCCTTCGTCGACACCGTCACGACCATGCTCCAGCCCCGCGAGGGCGAGACCGCCCTCGACCTGTATGCCGGGGTGGGCCTCTTCGCCGCGGCCCTCGCCGAGCGGGTGGGGGAGTCGGGCAAGGTCGTCGCGGTCGAGTCCGACCCGGGTGCCGTCGCTTCGGCGGCCGGCAACCTCGCGGCATACCCGTCGGTGGCGGTGGTGCGCGCCCGGGTGGACGACGCCTTCGGCGTGCCCCGGCCGCAACGCTCCGGTCCCACCCGTCAGCGCGCGCAACGCCAGCGCAAGCTGCGCCGCCACCCGCTGCTGCCGCTGCGTGCCGACGTCGTGGTGCTGGACCCACCCCGCACGGGAGCGGGGCGGGAGGTGTCCGCGCAGGTGGCTGCGCTGGCTCCACGGGCGATCGCCTACGTCGCGTGCGACCCGTCCGCCCTGGCCCGCGACTCGGCCTTCCTCGCCGACGCCGGGTACGCGCTGGGGGAACTGCGCGCGTTCGACGCATTCCCGATGACCCAGCACGTCGAGTCCATCGCCCTGTTCACCCCACGGCCGGCGTGA